The following are encoded together in the Chitinivibrionia bacterium genome:
- a CDS encoding SO_0444 family Cu/Zn efflux transporter, translating to MLTYIAPFIHLFNEMSPYLLFGFLFAGILRVFVPKEKYISHIKKPNFLSVLRASIAGIPLPLCSCGVIPTAVSLNKEGASKGATVAFLTSTPQENIQSIVATYSLFGPAFAIINPLTAFISGITGGVAVNKFDKENPDKKLPSDIENTCKTLSSKPKNKILAALHYGYVEMLQDIGKWLFIGIFIAGLLAVFLPDSLFSDYFNNPFLNMLIVLAIALPSYTCSMAALPVAAVLMSKGLTAGAAFVFLMAGPITSIATMTVVGKTLGKRTLIIYLINIISMSLIIGLTIDYLLPAEWFNISVISANPHCEESRASFNPFNSICSLVLVGLIINAGIQKKLSSKKKPCCCTKES from the coding sequence ATGCTTACTTACATAGCTCCGTTTATACATCTTTTTAACGAGATGTCGCCGTATTTGCTTTTTGGATTTTTGTTCGCGGGAATTTTAAGGGTGTTTGTTCCAAAAGAAAAATATATATCCCATATAAAAAAGCCAAATTTTCTCTCGGTTTTACGGGCTTCCATTGCAGGAATTCCATTGCCTCTATGTTCGTGCGGCGTTATTCCCACGGCGGTTTCGCTTAATAAAGAGGGCGCAAGCAAAGGTGCAACGGTCGCTTTTTTGACTTCGACCCCGCAAGAAAACATACAAAGCATTGTGGCGACTTACTCGCTTTTTGGACCTGCCTTTGCAATAATAAACCCGCTTACCGCCTTTATTTCAGGGATTACAGGCGGCGTTGCAGTAAATAAATTCGACAAAGAAAATCCCGACAAAAAATTGCCGTCAGACATAGAAAATACCTGCAAAACCCTTTCTTCAAAGCCAAAAAACAAAATTTTGGCGGCATTGCATTACGGATATGTAGAAATGCTTCAAGACATAGGAAAATGGCTGTTTATAGGAATTTTTATTGCAGGACTTTTGGCGGTTTTCTTGCCCGATAGCCTGTTTTCGGATTACTTCAATAATCCATTCCTTAATATGCTGATAGTTTTGGCGATAGCTCTTCCGAGTTATACTTGTTCTATGGCGGCGCTTCCTGTGGCGGCGGTGCTTATGTCCAAAGGGCTGACGGCGGGCGCGGCGTTTGTTTTTCTTATGGCGGGACCAATAACAAGTATCGCAACAATGACGGTAGTCGGCAAAACTTTGGGTAAGCGCACTCTTATTATTTATTTGATAAACATTATTTCAATGTCGCTGATAATCGGTTTGACAATAGACTATCTGTTGCCTGCCGAATGGTTTAATATAAGCGTAATAAGCGCCAATCCGCATTGCGAAGAAAGCCGCGCAAGTTTTAATCCGTTCAATTCCATTTGCTCGCTCGTCCTTGTCGGGCTTATAATAAATGCCGGAATTCAAAAGAAATTATCATCGAAAAAGAAACCGTGCTGTTGCACAAAGGAGAGTTAA